A region of Nostoc sp. 'Peltigera membranacea cyanobiont' N6 DNA encodes the following proteins:
- a CDS encoding class I SAM-dependent methyltransferase → MLKRKVKTTAMKFAQNLTPRQGLLKALTLAILVLASVMPPTLANENEKATFNSTTTLQTILKSSHRSVANRDRDKYRHPTQTLEFFGLRPNMTVVELWPGGGWYTEILAPFLAAKGQLIVTNLPDASKPALAFQEKLAANPEVFGKVKVAQINPPNELTLAPDNSVDLVLTFRNIHNWVKAGYAEQVYAAAYKALKPGGILGVEEHRGKPDISLQESIKTGYMSEDGVIAAVEKAGFKLVGKSEINSNPKDTKDYPGGVWTLPPTLSQGQKDRQRFLTIGESDRMTLKFIKPKAP, encoded by the coding sequence ATGCTAAAGCGGAAAGTAAAAACAACAGCTATGAAATTTGCACAAAATCTCACCCCCCGCCAAGGCTTACTGAAAGCCCTGACTCTAGCAATCCTTGTATTGGCATCCGTAATGCCTCCAACTCTAGCCAACGAGAACGAGAAAGCGACATTCAACAGCACAACCACGCTCCAAACCATACTAAAGAGCAGTCATCGCTCTGTTGCAAATCGTGACCGAGACAAGTACCGCCACCCAACCCAGACCCTCGAATTCTTCGGTCTGCGCCCAAACATGACCGTAGTTGAATTGTGGCCAGGAGGCGGCTGGTATACCGAGATATTAGCCCCATTTCTAGCGGCAAAGGGGCAACTCATAGTTACTAACTTGCCTGACGCGAGTAAACCCGCTTTGGCTTTCCAAGAAAAACTAGCAGCTAATCCAGAAGTTTTTGGTAAGGTCAAAGTAGCCCAAATCAATCCCCCAAATGAACTTACCCTAGCCCCAGACAATTCTGTAGACCTAGTTCTTACCTTCCGTAATATTCACAACTGGGTCAAAGCTGGCTATGCCGAGCAGGTTTATGCTGCGGCTTACAAAGCACTCAAGCCAGGGGGCATCTTAGGGGTGGAAGAACACCGTGGCAAACCAGACATTTCTTTACAAGAGAGTATCAAAACTGGCTATATGTCAGAAGATGGGGTAATTGCTGCTGTGGAGAAAGCCGGCTTCAAATTGGTAGGCAAATCAGAGATTAACTCTAACCCAAAAGATACCAAGGACTATCCGGGCGGAGTTTGGACACTACCTCCAACCTTGAGCCAAGGTCAAAAGGACAGGCAACGCTTCCTCACTATTGGAGAGAGCGATCGCATGACCCTCAAGTTCATCAAACCCAAAGCCCCCTAA
- a CDS encoding thiamine phosphate synthase yields MKETIKPFKKIAIFDILSGENSEIICSDKSKISAQVTKWVNRAISNGADSCYIRLYEANRENIDIIIENLSYKGLQIILPFSLNYKSSLVSAFHFREKDQIKMPEAKSNSILFGKSCHSLKSIKEAEDEGLDYVFFSPIFATPTHPEAKGIGLDMLTKACKSTQMKVFALGGINENNYQKCLDAGASGIAAISMFKK; encoded by the coding sequence ATGAAAGAAACAATTAAACCTTTTAAAAAAATCGCCATATTTGATATTTTGTCAGGAGAAAATTCCGAAATAATTTGTTCTGACAAATCAAAAATTTCTGCTCAAGTTACTAAATGGGTAAACAGAGCTATCAGCAACGGTGCAGATTCGTGTTATATAAGATTATATGAGGCAAATAGAGAAAATATAGATATAATTATTGAGAATCTATCCTACAAAGGATTGCAAATTATTTTACCATTTTCTCTAAATTATAAATCTTCTTTAGTTAGTGCTTTTCATTTTAGAGAAAAAGACCAAATTAAAATGCCAGAGGCAAAAAGCAATAGTATACTGTTTGGAAAATCATGTCACTCATTAAAATCTATAAAAGAGGCAGAAGATGAAGGATTAGACTATGTATTTTTTTCACCTATTTTTGCGACCCCAACTCATCCAGAAGCAAAAGGTATTGGTTTAGATATGCTCACTAAAGCTTGCAAATCAACACAAATGAAAGTTTTTGCTCTTGGGGGAATTAACGAAAACAATTATCAAAAATGTCTTGATGCTGGTGCGTCTGGTATTGCAGCAATTAGTATGTTTAAAAAATAA
- a CDS encoding IS1634 family transposase, with translation MANEPIIRNERVDDIPILLTQIEGMGVQSLIDKHFPRHGNWQGLSLGSVAVIWLAHILSQADHRLNHVQAWASKRLETLKTFFGEELGELDLTDDRLEALLRYLDRDSDWYSFESELGGNLLQVYDIKPERVRMDSTTASSHCGINSEGLFQWGHSKDHRPDLAQVKIMLSTLDPLGMPIAAEILSGEKADDPLYIPAIERVRSTLKQSGLLYIGDCKMGSIATRTHIVSGGDFYLCPLNAKQVPSKQLIEYLQPVWDGKQELTTIDYDYADGKNKEIAKGFEIDISQTTKIDGNELTWNERQIVVRSFAIAETEEKSLRDRLQKTNNALEQLKIPCRGKKKLTTIDSCQSAANAILKRYRTSGLFKLDIQLRISRKIKRRYLDTPSQIVEETSISLDFEIDEDAVLRQIKLLGWRVYVTNQTKSLLPLKQAVRAYRDEYLTERGFARLKGFPLSLTPIYLQREDHITGLIRLLSIGLRVLTLLEFQVRRNLEQNKEKLTGLYIGNPKRETARPTAEILLAAFKEITLFLIEVKNEVYAHLTALSPLQQRILVLLGFPTTIYTQLGGQSFTPE, from the coding sequence ATGGCTAATGAACCCATAATCAGAAACGAACGAGTCGATGATATACCTATACTTCTAACTCAAATAGAGGGTATGGGCGTACAATCGCTAATCGATAAACATTTTCCCAGACACGGAAATTGGCAAGGTCTAAGTTTGGGAAGTGTAGCAGTAATTTGGTTAGCACACATATTATCGCAAGCAGATCACCGTTTAAATCACGTCCAAGCATGGGCTTCTAAGCGGTTAGAAACATTGAAAACATTTTTTGGAGAAGAGTTAGGTGAACTTGACTTGACGGATGATCGTCTAGAAGCCCTATTACGTTATCTTGACAGGGATAGCGACTGGTACTCATTTGAGTCAGAACTTGGAGGTAACTTGCTACAAGTGTACGATATCAAACCAGAACGAGTTCGTATGGATAGTACAACAGCTTCAAGTCACTGTGGGATTAATTCTGAAGGATTATTCCAATGGGGTCATAGCAAAGATCATCGTCCAGACTTGGCACAAGTGAAAATAATGTTATCGACATTAGACCCTTTAGGAATGCCAATTGCAGCTGAAATACTATCAGGGGAAAAAGCCGACGACCCTTTATACATCCCGGCAATTGAAAGAGTACGTTCAACGCTAAAACAGTCAGGGTTACTATATATTGGCGACTGTAAAATGGGTTCAATTGCGACGAGGACTCATATTGTATCTGGTGGGGATTTCTATCTTTGTCCTCTCAATGCAAAACAAGTTCCATCTAAACAATTAATTGAATATCTTCAACCAGTTTGGGATGGTAAACAAGAATTAACAACTATTGATTATGATTATGCTGATGGGAAAAATAAAGAAATTGCTAAAGGGTTTGAAATAGATATTTCTCAAACAACAAAGATTGATGGTAATGAATTGACTTGGAATGAGCGACAAATAGTTGTACGTTCTTTCGCAATCGCAGAAACAGAAGAAAAATCTTTACGCGACCGCTTACAAAAAACCAATAATGCCCTGGAACAGCTTAAAATACCTTGTCGTGGCAAAAAAAAGTTAACCACGATTGACTCATGCCAGTCCGCTGCGAATGCTATTCTCAAACGTTATCGTACCAGTGGACTTTTTAAACTTGACATTCAACTTAGGATTTCTCGAAAAATTAAGAGGCGATATCTTGATACACCTTCTCAAATAGTAGAAGAAACTTCCATAAGTCTGGATTTTGAAATTGATGAAGATGCAGTTTTAAGACAAATTAAATTGTTAGGCTGGAGAGTATACGTTACAAATCAAACAAAATCTCTGTTACCTTTGAAACAAGCTGTTCGTGCCTATAGAGATGAGTATTTAACTGAACGAGGATTTGCTCGACTTAAAGGTTTTCCTCTATCTTTAACTCCAATTTATTTGCAGCGTGAAGATCATATTACAGGATTAATTCGACTACTTTCAATTGGGTTGCGTGTTTTGACCCTTTTAGAGTTTCAGGTTCGTCGCAATCTGGAGCAAAATAAGGAAAAGCTAACTGGACTTTATATTGGTAATCCTAAACGAGAAACTGCACGTCCTACTGCTGAGATACTTCTTGCTGCATTTAAGGAGATTACCCTGTTCTTAATTGAGGTTAAAAACGAAGTTTATGCTCATTTGACTGCTCTTTCCCCTTTACAGCAGCGTATTCTTGTTTTACTTGGGTTCCCGACTACTATTTATACTCAACTTGGTGGTCAATCCTTTACTCCTGAGTAG
- a CDS encoding DUF1517 domain-containing protein: protein MRDTFNKMIGRTRYVVFRLFLHLGGGEVAPILGVLNSAGRDAIDVDGDLEVLGEGLVEISQTLLQYDEYWLSAANEGDVFWDEGEAGDYVNELFTDSAERYLSEPDYNSDSSSNEPLSIPVTRNVIVMITVAYEGEVPELETDLSNVQALKEGIKALINLHYKHRLQAIQVHFSPAQLGDDLTSDQLLQYYPELIPL from the coding sequence ATGCGCGATACCTTTAATAAAATGATCGGTCGGACTCGCTATGTAGTCTTTCGCTTATTTCTGCACTTAGGAGGAGGTGAAGTAGCGCCAATTTTGGGAGTATTAAATAGTGCTGGACGGGATGCGATCGATGTCGATGGTGACTTAGAAGTTTTGGGAGAAGGATTGGTAGAAATTAGCCAAACCCTGTTGCAATACGATGAATATTGGCTTTCGGCTGCCAACGAAGGTGATGTATTTTGGGACGAAGGCGAGGCGGGAGATTACGTTAACGAATTATTTACTGACTCGGCTGAAAGATATCTTAGCGAACCAGATTACAACTCTGACTCTAGCTCGAATGAACCTTTATCTATACCTGTAACCCGTAACGTCATTGTGATGATTACAGTAGCTTATGAAGGAGAAGTCCCAGAGTTAGAAACCGATCTTTCTAACGTTCAGGCACTCAAAGAAGGAATAAAAGCATTGATAAATTTGCATTATAAACATAGATTACAAGCAATCCAAGTGCATTTCTCCCCTGCACAGTTAGGTGATGACCTCACTAGCGACCAACTGTTGCAATATTACCCAGAATTGATTCCTTTATAA
- a CDS encoding pentapeptide repeat-containing protein — translation MTVEELLEKYAAGVLNFSGVDLAEANLSGVKLSGVNLSNANLSIANLSGANLSEANLSNAKLNVARLSGANLSNAILNNASLNVANLIRADLSRAQLRKALLIRTELIRADLSRADLSEADLTSADLREATLRQANLRHANLSETVLRGASLTGANLEMANLNASDLSRCDLSGANLRDTELRQANLNHANLSGADLSGANLRWADLSGANLRWADLSGAKLSGATLIGADLTNANLTNTIFIHADLTQAKLIRAEWIGADLTGATLTGAKLYATSRFGLKTEGMICEWVDLSPAGDRSIIQKFHSEDSRDFFNETPPTIRIIVDAALEHEANFAIAGAYYQIAQEYRGLKQPPSIESGRRRTIFTFYVDSDEALFSTAYIVILPFLDAASTQKSIASVVEMINSEVITNQDLKSLKSPLIVKQLNILLEQAINQATTIKQTKKNIEVAAKLNFCKAPTQIILTNSSAHTLIVHDNPNFGKRFINRSALNASAYDDISNESIKYDILPSLNMVTEFVKGFHYISN, via the coding sequence ATGACTGTAGAGGAATTACTAGAAAAATACGCAGCAGGAGTCTTAAACTTTAGTGGCGTTGACCTTGCGGAAGCTAATCTGAGTGGGGTCAAACTCAGTGGCGTGAATCTTAGCAATGCTAATTTGAGTATAGCTAACCTCAGTGGTGCGAATCTGAGTGAAGCTAACTTGAGCAATGCCAAGTTGAATGTAGCCAGACTCAGTGGTGCGAATCTATCCAACGCCATCTTGAATAACGCTAGTCTCAATGTCGCTAATTTGATTCGAGCCGATCTCAGTCGCGCTCAACTTAGAAAAGCCTTGTTGATTCGCACTGAGTTAATTCGCGCTGACCTCAGTCGCGCTGACCTGTCGGAGGCTGACCTCACCAGTGCTGATTTGCGAGAGGCGACACTCCGCCAAGCAAATCTCCGCCACGCTAACTTGAGCGAGACTGTCTTGAGAGGTGCTTCTTTGACGGGAGCAAATTTAGAGATGGCTAACTTAAACGCTAGTGACCTTAGTCGTTGTGACCTGAGTGGTGCAAATTTGCGAGATACCGAACTCAGACAAGCGAATCTCAATCATGCTAACTTGAGCGGAGCAGATTTGAGCGGCGCTAACCTCCGGTGGGCAGATTTGAGCGGCGCTAACCTCCGGTGGGCAGATTTGAGCGGCGCAAAATTGAGCGGGGCTACTTTAATTGGCGCAGATTTAACCAATGCTAATTTAACGAATACAATTTTCATCCACGCCGATTTAACCCAGGCAAAATTAATTAGGGCGGAATGGATTGGTGCTGACTTAACAGGAGCAACTTTAACTGGGGCCAAGCTTTATGCCACCTCCAGATTTGGTTTAAAAACCGAAGGGATGATTTGTGAATGGGTCGATCTTAGCCCAGCTGGCGATCGCTCCATTATCCAGAAGTTCCATTCGGAAGACTCACGAGACTTTTTTAACGAAACACCGCCCACAATCCGCATTATTGTTGATGCAGCCCTAGAACACGAAGCTAATTTTGCGATCGCAGGTGCTTACTACCAAATTGCTCAGGAATATCGGGGGCTGAAACAACCTCCAAGCATAGAAAGTGGTCGTCGTCGAACCATTTTCACATTCTATGTAGATAGCGACGAAGCATTATTTTCCACTGCTTACATCGTGATTCTTCCCTTTCTAGATGCGGCATCTACTCAAAAGAGTATTGCCAGTGTGGTGGAAATGATTAACAGTGAAGTTATTACAAACCAAGATTTAAAATCGCTAAAGTCACCCCTTATTGTGAAACAATTAAATATTCTTCTAGAGCAAGCCATCAATCAGGCTACAACAATTAAACAGACAAAAAAAAATATTGAAGTAGCCGCAAAGTTAAATTTTTGTAAAGCCCCAACCCAAATAATTCTCACAAATTCTAGCGCCCACACTTTGATTGTTCATGACAATCCCAACTTTGGGAAAAGATTTATTAATCGTTCTGCTCTCAATGCTTCAGCTTATGATGATATATCTAATGAGTCAATAAAATATGATATATTGCCTTCGTTAAATATGGTTACAGAGTTTGTCAAAGGATTTCACTATATTAGTAATTAG
- a CDS encoding prephenate/arogenate dehydrogenase: MNIGILGLGLIGGSLGFDLRSQGHHILGVSRRKSTCEKAVAIGSVDEASVDLSLLAAAEVVFICTPLALIVPQLQQTIAHLSTTTVVTDVGSAKAQIVKAISPLWDNFIGGHPMAGRTDSGIEAAQRNLFVDKPYVLTPTATTPASAITVVEEIVRSLGANIYYCQPEQHDRAVSWISHLPVMVSSSLIAACLSETDPDVLELAQKLASSGFRDTSRVGGGNPELGVMMARYNRQALLRSLQQYRHNLDELTNLIEQENWAVLEQKLKSTGKARPDFVD, translated from the coding sequence ATGAATATTGGGATTTTAGGACTGGGACTAATCGGCGGATCTTTGGGCTTTGATTTGCGATCGCAAGGACATCATATCTTAGGAGTTAGTCGCCGTAAATCTACCTGTGAAAAGGCAGTTGCCATCGGCAGTGTTGATGAAGCATCAGTCGATCTGAGTCTCTTAGCAGCCGCAGAGGTTGTATTTATTTGTACACCTCTAGCGCTTATTGTGCCCCAATTGCAGCAAACGATCGCTCATTTGTCTACTACTACCGTGGTGACTGACGTGGGTTCGGCAAAAGCGCAGATAGTCAAGGCGATTTCTCCCCTTTGGGATAATTTTATTGGCGGTCATCCAATGGCGGGAAGAACAGATAGTGGCATAGAAGCTGCACAACGGAATTTATTTGTTGATAAACCTTATGTATTAACACCGACAGCTACAACACCAGCTAGTGCCATTACGGTTGTAGAAGAAATTGTGCGATCGCTTGGGGCTAATATCTACTATTGTCAACCAGAGCAACACGACCGCGCGGTTAGTTGGATTTCTCATTTACCTGTAATGGTCAGTTCCTCGTTGATTGCGGCTTGTTTGAGTGAAACTGACCCCGATGTTTTAGAATTAGCCCAAAAGTTAGCTAGTTCAGGTTTTCGAGATACCAGCCGTGTAGGTGGTGGGAATCCAGAGTTGGGCGTGATGATGGCGCGGTATAATCGTCAAGCATTGCTGCGATCGCTGCAACAGTATCGTCACAACCTTGATGAGTTGACTAACTTAATTGAGCAAGAAAATTGGGCAGTTTTAGAGCAAAAATTGAAATCAACGGGTAAGGCACGACCTGATTTTGTTGATTAA
- a CDS encoding DUF3122 domain-containing protein codes for MKRKFQQYFWCCALVGFLTLTVCGWGVESAQALLRQHHDYPGILRYHSQVSFKDEKGYAWQVLLFKQNYTSAVKDLRLRLVGFPGVVEIAHPQPLLIETVAGKLLSASDAYALTAPVSNVGEYNMTDILPKLPTTDALKLYVPLSSGKQLVLNISNTVVTEWQWLVTEID; via the coding sequence ATGAAGCGAAAATTTCAACAATATTTTTGGTGTTGTGCCCTAGTAGGGTTTCTCACATTAACCGTATGTGGATGGGGTGTGGAGTCTGCACAAGCGCTGTTGCGTCAACATCATGATTATCCTGGTATCTTACGCTACCACTCACAAGTATCTTTCAAAGATGAAAAAGGATATGCTTGGCAAGTATTGCTGTTCAAACAGAATTATACCAGTGCAGTAAAAGACTTACGGTTGCGCTTAGTTGGTTTTCCGGGTGTCGTTGAAATTGCTCATCCCCAACCATTGTTGATTGAGACAGTAGCCGGAAAGTTGCTGAGTGCATCGGATGCTTATGCTTTAACTGCACCCGTTTCCAATGTGGGGGAATATAATATGACTGATATCTTACCCAAATTGCCAACAACTGATGCGCTCAAACTCTATGTGCCTCTCTCTAGTGGAAAGCAATTGGTTCTCAACATATCCAATACTGTAGTCACTGAGTGGCAATGGCTAGTTACAGAGATTGATTAG